From Methanosarcina lacustris Z-7289, one genomic window encodes:
- the feoB gene encoding ferrous iron transport protein B, producing the protein MIGISISCCTSGNRGQKNSPSGNRGQKNSPSGNRGQKDSFYDATLAFIGNPSVGKSVFFSRLTGVGVEVSNYPGTTVTLKKGSVKARGRTIEVVDLPGIYSLGVANEDEKVTKRFLIEDHPDVIINVLDASRLERNLYLTLQLLELDIPMVIALNQVDLAAELGILIDKDKLSELLGLPVVSTVATWGVGLDEVVLVALEEKDKVQEHHRVKYSPWILQALSGLDHAFPDSSQIVKIAALLNDAEFVELCCMPPEANAILSSARRFRQNLDIEHGISVPDTVARDLYGESGHIVDRVVSTFEPKKRFRDRVDSVLTSPNFGIAVLISALLLTFLLVFRVGGFLETWIVEDFFEPHVIQPAEAMTFGMAPIFRNLIIYSLRGVEAGFAIAIPYIAVFYAILSIFEDSGYLTRAAFLLDNLTHKLGLHGRAVIPLVLGFGCNVPAIMAVHGLGTRREKRIASLLITLIPCSARTVIILGLVGTFVGFWPAVSIYLFEVIIIVAMGWILGKSLPGQRSGFIMEMTPLRKPELKATLRKTWMKSREFLYIAFPMLLAGSAFLGVADALGLLSIFQNFVEPISVGMLGLPAFAATALVFGILRKEMALQILAVLAGTANFAAVMTPLQMYQFAVITTIYVPCVATIAVLKHELGTKDTAMIVTFTIILALVVGVLIRIFGPMFL; encoded by the coding sequence ATGATAGGGATTTCTATTTCATGCTGTACTTCTGGCAACAGAGGTCAAAAGAATTCTCCTTCTGGCAACAGAGGTCAAAAGAATTCTCCTTCTGGCAACAGAGGTCAAAAGGATTCTTTTTATGATGCGACACTGGCCTTCATAGGCAATCCGAGCGTTGGAAAAAGTGTTTTTTTCAGCAGGCTTACAGGAGTCGGGGTTGAGGTTTCCAATTATCCGGGCACTACAGTTACACTTAAAAAGGGAAGTGTAAAAGCCAGAGGCAGGACCATTGAAGTAGTTGACCTGCCAGGGATATATTCTCTGGGGGTTGCAAACGAAGACGAAAAGGTAACCAAGCGATTTCTTATTGAAGATCATCCGGATGTCATCATCAATGTCCTTGATGCAAGCAGGCTTGAGAGAAACCTCTATTTGACTCTGCAACTGCTGGAACTCGATATCCCTATGGTTATTGCCTTAAATCAGGTGGATCTGGCAGCAGAGCTCGGAATTCTCATTGATAAGGACAAACTTTCGGAACTCTTAGGTCTGCCTGTAGTCTCCACGGTTGCAACGTGGGGAGTGGGGCTTGACGAAGTAGTACTCGTGGCTCTTGAAGAGAAAGACAAGGTCCAGGAGCACCACAGGGTAAAGTACAGCCCGTGGATTCTCCAGGCTCTGTCCGGTCTTGACCATGCTTTTCCAGATTCATCTCAAATTGTTAAGATTGCAGCTCTGCTGAACGACGCCGAGTTTGTGGAACTCTGTTGCATGCCACCGGAAGCAAATGCCATTCTCTCTTCTGCCCGACGCTTCAGACAGAACCTTGATATTGAACACGGAATTTCAGTTCCGGATACCGTTGCAAGAGATCTGTACGGAGAATCCGGGCATATCGTAGATCGTGTTGTTTCAACGTTTGAGCCGAAAAAAAGATTTCGGGACAGGGTAGACAGTGTTCTTACCTCTCCTAACTTTGGGATTGCGGTTCTCATATCTGCTCTGCTCCTGACTTTTCTTCTAGTCTTCAGAGTAGGGGGCTTCCTTGAGACCTGGATTGTTGAGGATTTTTTTGAGCCTCATGTTATCCAGCCAGCGGAAGCAATGACTTTTGGAATGGCGCCTATCTTCCGAAACCTGATTATTTATTCCCTGCGAGGAGTAGAAGCCGGATTTGCAATTGCAATCCCGTATATTGCAGTTTTCTATGCTATCCTTTCCATATTCGAGGACTCAGGTTACCTGACCAGAGCAGCTTTTCTCCTGGACAACTTGACCCATAAGCTCGGGCTTCACGGGAGAGCTGTTATCCCTCTGGTTCTGGGGTTTGGGTGCAATGTCCCTGCAATAATGGCAGTGCATGGCCTTGGCACGCGGAGGGAAAAGCGGATAGCTTCGCTTCTGATCACTCTTATCCCCTGTTCTGCAAGGACAGTTATCATCCTGGGGCTCGTAGGGACCTTTGTTGGTTTCTGGCCCGCGGTTTCGATTTATTTGTTTGAGGTCATAATTATTGTAGCGATGGGTTGGATTCTAGGAAAATCCCTTCCTGGCCAGAGAAGTGGCTTCATTATGGAAATGACCCCTCTCAGAAAACCTGAACTGAAAGCCACTCTCAGGAAGACCTGGATGAAAAGCCGTGAGTTTTTATATATTGCTTTTCCAATGCTGCTGGCAGGGAGTGCATTCCTGGGAGTCGCTGATGCCCTTGGTCTTCTTTCTATCTTCCAGAACTTTGTAGAACCCATTTCTGTTGGCATGCTGGGTCTTCCGGCTTTTGCCGCAACAGCCCTGGTTTTTGGAATTCTCCGAAAGGAAATGGCTCTCCAGATCCTGGCAGTACTTGCAGGTACAGCCAACTTCGCAGCTGTAATGACTCCCCTTCAGATGTACCAGTTTGCGGTTATTACAACCATTTATGTCCCGTGCGTGGCAACGATTGCAGTATTGAAGCACGAACTTGGAACAAAGGATACGGCTATGATTGTTACCTTTACCATAATCCTTGCTCTTGTGGTAGGTGTGCTGATCCGAATTTTCGGGCCTATGTTCCTTTAA
- a CDS encoding segregation and condensation protein A codes for MAELIDNSALDISGLLSPDVRESGEKDSLFSDPEFFGLPSTLSYLGVDWALLDLSEFNTYEPLGILVELAKDGKIDPWDIDVVQLTDSFLQRVEELQKMDLRISSRTLLYSAVLLRMKALVILGTEEEEVDDLDSGFFDDEGLPGPDEFPIPKLPVRRLSTRPVTLNELILELKKAEKTLSRKNEKKARLAAEEPDIPPDALNTGDVLGIAHEEAISSRLELIWARLVELFMNQPVVEFSDLLKLSEDRIMDYLSLLFLASSRKIWLFQNELFEELYIYPGEESGFSTEGNPFLFHQIKQGLTGDVSEPEFSPGGRFEGSKPPIEYIDGDPDEAGYPEVLSFDPENLDADSPGKTR; via the coding sequence ATGGCTGAACTTATAGATAATTCGGCACTTGACATTTCCGGACTTCTTTCCCCCGATGTTCGTGAATCCGGGGAAAAAGATTCTCTTTTTTCAGATCCCGAATTCTTCGGGCTTCCGTCCACTCTTTCATACCTTGGCGTTGATTGGGCTCTGCTTGACCTCTCGGAGTTTAATACCTATGAGCCCCTGGGCATTCTGGTTGAACTTGCAAAGGACGGGAAGATCGATCCCTGGGATATCGACGTTGTGCAGTTAACTGACAGTTTTCTGCAAAGGGTAGAAGAACTCCAGAAAATGGACCTGAGGATTTCTTCAAGGACTCTGCTTTATTCAGCTGTCCTCCTCCGCATGAAAGCTTTAGTAATTCTAGGGACGGAAGAAGAGGAAGTGGATGATCTTGACTCTGGATTTTTCGATGATGAAGGACTCCCCGGGCCTGATGAGTTTCCTATCCCGAAGTTGCCTGTTCGTCGCCTTTCCACAAGACCGGTCACACTGAATGAACTTATTCTGGAGCTTAAAAAAGCTGAAAAAACGCTCTCAAGGAAAAACGAAAAGAAAGCCCGCCTGGCTGCAGAAGAACCTGATATTCCCCCGGACGCCCTGAATACCGGGGACGTGCTCGGGATTGCCCACGAAGAGGCGATCAGCTCAAGGCTGGAACTTATCTGGGCAAGGCTTGTTGAACTATTTATGAATCAGCCTGTTGTGGAGTTTTCTGACCTCCTTAAACTTAGTGAAGACCGGATCATGGATTACCTTTCCCTCCTTTTTCTTGCTTCAAGCAGAAAGATCTGGCTTTTCCAGAATGAACTTTTCGAGGAATTGTATATTTATCCCGGAGAAGAATCAGGCTTTTCCACGGAAGGCAACCCGTTTCTCTTCCATCAGATAAAACAGGGCTTAACAGGGGATGTTTCAGAGCCCGAATTTTCTCCCGGAGGAAGGTTTGAAGGCAGTAAACCTCCGATTGAGTACATAGATGGAGATCCTGATGAAGCCGGGTATCCCGAGGTTCTTTCATTTGACCCGGAAAATCTGGACGCAGACTCTCCTGGAAAAACACGTTAA
- a CDS encoding biotin transporter BioY, with translation MHMRHDNSYPVRTPELRKMVFASLFAALTAAGAYIQIPIPFSPVPVTLQVFFVLLAGSMLKSKWGSLSMVVYTLLGVAGLPVFAGGSSGIGVLFGPTGGYIFGFILAAYLIGKLSERAESAGKSGLAINALNMSTGVLVIYALGVSQLMLVAEIGPWTALTLGALPFLPGEIVKTAVAAYIASTREL, from the coding sequence ATGCATATGAGACATGATAATTCTTACCCCGTCCGTACTCCCGAACTCAGGAAAATGGTCTTCGCCTCCCTCTTTGCAGCCCTGACTGCGGCAGGGGCTTATATACAGATCCCCATACCGTTTTCACCTGTTCCTGTCACACTGCAGGTATTCTTTGTCCTGCTTGCAGGAAGCATGTTGAAGAGCAAATGGGGAAGCCTGAGTATGGTTGTATATACCCTGCTTGGCGTTGCAGGGCTTCCGGTCTTTGCAGGAGGCAGTTCCGGAATAGGAGTGCTTTTCGGACCTACTGGAGGGTACATTTTCGGTTTTATACTGGCTGCCTACCTTATAGGCAAGCTTTCCGAAAGGGCGGAAAGTGCCGGAAAATCAGGGCTTGCAATCAATGCCCTTAATATGAGCACAGGAGTTCTGGTCATATACGCCCTTGGAGTTTCCCAGTTGATGCTGGTAGCCGAAATAGGGCCCTGGACAGCACTTACCCTTGGAGCCCTTCCCTTCCTGCCGGGAGAAATAGTAAAAACCGCAGTTGCCGCATATATCGCATCAACCCGTGAACTCTAA
- a CDS encoding metal-dependent transcriptional regulator produces MHTDRIEEYLETILYLITKNQGPAKTKQIAEELNVSSPSVTEMIKKLHSMEFVEYQPYQGVILTEKGAEEAIRIKRKHQVLETFLAEVLDFDRMEAHKEACELEHAVSDLVLERLYDFLGNPEYCPDGHPINIDRCDLQREKRFIPLDEMKEGSSGTIARVTLPRETKERLTSLGILTGENIEVRRKQKQGCISVIAVGSEIALGRDVAKKIFITPKGKIA; encoded by the coding sequence ATGCATACGGATCGAATCGAAGAGTACTTAGAAACTATTCTTTACCTTATTACGAAAAACCAGGGCCCTGCAAAAACCAAACAAATTGCAGAAGAACTGAATGTATCTTCGCCCAGTGTGACTGAAATGATCAAAAAATTGCATTCTATGGAGTTCGTTGAGTATCAGCCATATCAGGGGGTCATATTGACTGAAAAAGGGGCAGAAGAAGCTATCCGAATCAAGAGGAAACACCAGGTGCTTGAGACTTTCCTGGCTGAAGTCCTTGATTTTGACAGGATGGAAGCCCACAAGGAAGCTTGCGAGCTTGAGCACGCGGTATCGGATTTAGTGCTTGAGCGACTTTACGATTTTCTGGGAAATCCGGAGTACTGCCCTGATGGGCACCCAATAAATATCGATAGATGTGACTTGCAGCGCGAGAAAAGATTCATTCCTCTTGATGAAATGAAAGAGGGAAGTTCAGGCACGATTGCCAGGGTAACTCTTCCAAGGGAAACTAAAGAGCGTTTAACCTCTCTTGGTATCCTTACAGGGGAGAATATTGAAGTCCGGCGCAAGCAAAAGCAGGGCTGTATCTCAGTCATAGCTGTTGGATCTGAGATTGCTCTCGGAAGAGATGTTGCAAAGAAAATTTTCATCACTCCTAAAGGCAAAATTGCATAA
- a CDS encoding ATP-binding cassette domain-containing protein yields MPIILENVSFFYSKNTPLETAVLKDVNLRIEKGEFVGILGEKGAGKSTLTKLFNGLLRPDSGKVTVDGLAPSSKEVKRRIGMLFQQAADQLFCRTVYEEIAFGPLNFGYSRKETEERVFEALEAVSLDRSMLLRDPFSLSGGEMQRIALAGALALRPDYLVLDEPITGLDPAGKAEILETLKKIKDQGTAVITVTHNLKGFFPLLERIVFIREGRISFQGSRKEYLETENVPIPPVASMMRELKAKGLPVNPAIFTVEEALEEILRVKSLLEKEKTEK; encoded by the coding sequence ATGCCGATTATTCTTGAAAACGTGAGTTTTTTCTACTCAAAAAATACCCCTCTCGAAACAGCAGTCTTAAAAGATGTTAATCTACGCATCGAAAAAGGAGAATTTGTGGGTATTCTTGGAGAAAAAGGTGCGGGAAAATCCACCCTCACAAAACTGTTTAACGGACTTTTGCGTCCGGATTCAGGAAAAGTAACTGTTGATGGACTTGCTCCCTCTTCAAAAGAAGTTAAACGAAGGATTGGGATGCTCTTTCAGCAAGCTGCAGACCAGCTTTTTTGCAGGACAGTATATGAGGAAATAGCATTCGGACCACTAAACTTCGGATACTCCAGAAAAGAAACTGAAGAAAGGGTCTTTGAAGCCCTTGAAGCAGTTTCTTTAGACCGCTCAATGCTACTTAGAGACCCGTTCAGCCTGAGCGGGGGAGAGATGCAGAGAATCGCCCTTGCAGGTGCCCTTGCCCTCAGACCGGACTACCTTGTGCTGGACGAACCAATAACAGGGCTGGACCCTGCCGGAAAAGCAGAGATTCTGGAAACTCTCAAAAAGATAAAGGATCAGGGGACTGCCGTTATAACTGTGACCCACAATCTAAAAGGGTTTTTTCCCCTGCTGGAAAGAATAGTGTTTATCCGGGAAGGCAGGATAAGTTTTCAGGGAAGTAGAAAAGAGTACCTTGAGACTGAAAACGTACCTATTCCTCCGGTAGCGTCCATGATGAGAGAACTTAAAGCAAAAGGCTTGCCGGTAAATCCTGCCATATTCACGGTTGAAGAAGCGCTTGAAGAGATCTTGAGAGTAAAATCACTGCTTGAAAAAGAAAAAACTGAAAAGTAG
- a CDS encoding energy-coupling factor transporter ATPase, whose translation MIRFENVSYNYPDGTPALRNINMGIKKGEYIGIIGKNGSGKSTLGLHLNGLLRPQKGKVMVRGMDTGDLSKLQGIRKIVGIVFQNPETQFVGRTVEEDLAFGPENLCLPPTEIRRHVDRALAETGLEKYRYHSPKNLSGGQGQCVALAGVLAMEPECLVFDEVTSMLDPYSSKAVLERVKKLHEKGKTIVYITHNLEELHAVDRIIAMDRGRIVLEGKPENVLSDPSLRALGLTPPSLIELAEHLKNHGVTIPWEKSSTPSSFAEEICRLFLKT comes from the coding sequence ATGATAAGGTTCGAAAACGTAAGTTACAATTACCCTGATGGAACTCCTGCCCTCAGAAACATAAACATGGGAATAAAAAAAGGGGAATACATAGGGATAATAGGTAAAAATGGGAGCGGGAAATCCACCCTGGGTCTCCACCTTAACGGGCTCCTGAGACCTCAAAAAGGAAAGGTCATGGTAAGGGGCATGGATACCGGAGACTTGTCAAAGCTCCAGGGAATCAGGAAAATTGTAGGAATTGTATTCCAGAACCCTGAAACTCAGTTTGTTGGCAGGACCGTAGAAGAAGACCTTGCTTTCGGGCCTGAAAATCTCTGTCTTCCTCCCACGGAAATCCGGAGGCATGTGGATAGAGCCCTTGCTGAAACAGGGCTTGAGAAATACAGGTATCATTCTCCAAAGAACCTTAGCGGGGGGCAGGGACAATGCGTAGCTCTTGCAGGAGTCCTTGCAATGGAGCCCGAATGTCTTGTTTTTGATGAAGTAACCTCCATGCTTGACCCTTATTCGAGTAAAGCCGTCCTCGAACGTGTAAAAAAGCTGCACGAAAAAGGAAAAACCATAGTATATATCACACATAATCTTGAAGAGCTTCATGCCGTAGACCGAATTATCGCAATGGACCGGGGGAGAATAGTGCTTGAAGGAAAACCCGAGAATGTACTTTCAGACCCTTCTCTCCGGGCCCTGGGACTTACACCCCCTTCCCTGATAGAACTTGCAGAGCACCTGAAAAATCACGGAGTCACGATCCCCTGGGAAAAGAGCTCTACCCCTTCCAGCTTTGCGGAGGAGATATGCCGATTATTCTTGAAAACGTGA
- the smc gene encoding chromosome segregation protein SMC yields the protein MYIKEIEFVNFKSFGKKVKISFYNDFTTISGPNGSGKSNIIDGILFALGLSSSRTMRAEKLTDLIYNGDEAKKPDFAQVTIRFDNTDRKIPLELDEVEVSRKVKRTKNAYYSYFYFNGKAVSLGEIHSQLEKAGVTPEGYNVVMQGDVTQITSMSSLERRKIIDEIAGVAEFDERKQKALGELEIVRQQVERVDIILEEVRTQLEKLSGERDQALKYQALKTEKIKFEGYVLLSRLKDARTELENVDKELAGKEEHLEKVQVLLDERMKELEALDQALETISLEIRKKGEDEQLQVKREIEETKGEISRCVDSIELSESELEDADAKRRKAFVDIDSTKGKVRELEEKIEVENVRTESISSELSERKTERMLLQSRIADVDAKFAATRDELMAARKKLEDIKNKKNELIRNEDRLLDTLRRKSSELREIENQIKDAEAAFTSSDSDTLSVQYEIEKLTENLESLIKDRDDVESSHFRVKEDIKKLEIRLHSLQQEYAIAEARVRASEQGGGYSRAVEMVIGASRQNELFGIHGTIAQLGKVDRRYAAALEVAAGNRMQAVVVDTDGDAAEAIDFLKRRKGGRATFLPLNKMRDSRRLESLRYDNGVIGYAIDLIEFDPDFEPAFWYVFQDTLIMEDLASARRLMGKARMVTLEGELLEKSGAMVGGSLSSKSGISFAAAEKDKLLELAGEIKSLDASRTAAISKQDNIESHVFELSRKIRDCEATISRKELELQEIAGRGVKLTELLEAKQADLRAIEESRTELRAEMDRVIAEKAEKEGEVAELEVQVAEIEVKLADSPLPEINKKAEFVDEELRRLDGRIRDTEASLNALQLEKEYAEQKISEAKELIRELDEKKATRREKVDSLRAKIAELEVQLKDKQNREIELSDELIGLQKERENVQAEHSAVKRRVSIAATTLEKAKQQVLTLTATKSALFDQEKQLLEEIQRRGIEESLEVPSYETVYMRIQAIEEAMRRLEPVNMRAIDEYNEVEFRLSDLQGKRDTLFTEREQLLERIDQYEQLKRDTFMETYTSINANFKEIFYELSDGMGELLLENPDDPFAGGMTIRAQPKEKTLQRIEAMSGGEKSLTALAFIFAIQQYRPAPFYAFDEIDMFLDGWNVERVSKHVKISGSKVQFIVVSLRKPMIQAANRTIGVTMQENNITSITGVKLNG from the coding sequence GTGTACATAAAAGAAATTGAGTTCGTTAATTTCAAGTCCTTCGGAAAAAAAGTAAAGATTTCCTTTTACAACGACTTCACCACTATTTCCGGGCCTAATGGGAGTGGGAAGTCCAACATCATAGATGGGATTCTCTTTGCGCTCGGGCTTAGCAGTTCCAGGACCATGAGGGCTGAAAAACTTACGGACCTGATCTATAACGGGGACGAGGCAAAAAAGCCTGATTTTGCCCAGGTTACTATCCGTTTTGACAATACTGACCGCAAGATTCCGTTAGAGCTTGATGAGGTTGAGGTCTCAAGAAAGGTCAAGCGGACAAAAAATGCATACTACAGCTACTTTTACTTTAACGGAAAAGCCGTAAGTCTGGGAGAAATCCATTCCCAGCTTGAAAAGGCAGGGGTAACGCCTGAAGGGTACAATGTGGTAATGCAGGGAGATGTCACGCAGATAACTTCCATGTCCTCTTTAGAACGGCGGAAAATTATTGACGAAATTGCCGGGGTTGCAGAATTTGACGAACGCAAGCAAAAGGCGCTCGGAGAACTGGAAATCGTCAGGCAGCAGGTCGAACGCGTGGACATCATCCTTGAAGAGGTGCGTACCCAGCTTGAAAAACTCTCCGGGGAACGAGACCAGGCTCTGAAGTACCAGGCTCTGAAAACTGAAAAAATTAAATTTGAAGGTTATGTCCTGCTCTCCAGGCTCAAGGATGCCAGAACCGAACTGGAAAATGTGGACAAAGAACTTGCAGGGAAAGAAGAGCACCTTGAAAAAGTCCAGGTACTGCTGGACGAGAGGATGAAGGAATTAGAAGCCCTTGATCAGGCCCTGGAAACAATTTCCCTTGAAATCCGGAAAAAAGGGGAAGACGAACAGCTGCAGGTCAAAAGGGAAATCGAAGAGACAAAAGGGGAAATTTCCCGCTGTGTGGACAGCATTGAGCTTTCGGAATCCGAACTTGAAGACGCTGACGCAAAGCGCAGAAAGGCGTTTGTTGATATCGACTCCACAAAGGGCAAGGTAAGGGAGCTCGAAGAGAAAATAGAAGTCGAAAACGTGAGAACAGAAAGCATCTCTTCTGAGCTGTCCGAGAGAAAAACCGAGCGTATGCTGCTTCAGAGCAGGATTGCGGATGTGGACGCAAAGTTTGCAGCAACAAGAGATGAGCTCATGGCTGCCCGCAAGAAACTTGAGGATATTAAAAACAAAAAAAATGAGCTTATCCGCAATGAAGACCGGCTCCTTGATACCCTCAGGAGAAAATCGTCGGAACTGCGGGAAATTGAAAACCAGATAAAGGATGCAGAAGCTGCATTCACCTCCTCTGATAGTGATACTCTTTCTGTCCAGTATGAGATTGAGAAGCTTACGGAAAACCTGGAGTCCCTCATAAAAGACCGTGACGATGTCGAAAGCAGCCATTTCAGGGTCAAGGAAGACATAAAGAAACTTGAGATCCGGCTTCACAGTCTTCAGCAGGAATATGCAATTGCCGAGGCAAGGGTCCGGGCTTCGGAACAGGGCGGTGGATATTCGAGGGCTGTGGAAATGGTAATAGGAGCTTCCCGGCAGAATGAACTCTTTGGAATTCACGGGACCATTGCCCAGCTGGGAAAAGTTGACCGCAGGTATGCGGCTGCCCTTGAGGTTGCTGCAGGGAACAGGATGCAGGCAGTTGTTGTAGATACTGATGGTGATGCCGCAGAGGCAATAGACTTCCTGAAACGGAGAAAAGGCGGAAGAGCTACCTTCCTGCCACTTAACAAAATGAGGGATTCCAGGCGGCTTGAAAGCCTCCGTTATGACAATGGTGTTATAGGGTACGCAATTGATCTTATCGAATTTGATCCCGACTTCGAACCTGCTTTCTGGTATGTTTTCCAGGATACTCTTATTATGGAAGACCTTGCCAGCGCCCGCCGCCTCATGGGAAAGGCGAGAATGGTCACTCTTGAAGGTGAACTCCTTGAAAAGAGCGGGGCAATGGTTGGAGGTTCTCTTTCTTCAAAATCTGGGATCTCTTTTGCGGCAGCGGAAAAAGACAAACTTCTTGAGCTTGCGGGGGAGATAAAATCCCTTGATGCAAGCCGGACTGCAGCGATCAGTAAACAGGACAACATTGAAAGCCACGTTTTTGAGCTTAGCAGGAAGATCCGCGACTGTGAAGCTACTATCTCCAGAAAAGAACTCGAGCTTCAGGAAATCGCAGGCAGGGGTGTCAAACTTACAGAACTTCTGGAGGCTAAGCAGGCAGACCTGAGGGCAATTGAAGAGTCCAGGACAGAACTCAGGGCTGAAATGGACAGGGTAATTGCGGAAAAGGCTGAAAAAGAAGGCGAGGTTGCTGAACTTGAGGTACAGGTTGCCGAAATTGAGGTAAAACTTGCTGATTCTCCTCTCCCCGAGATCAACAAAAAAGCCGAGTTTGTGGACGAGGAACTCCGGAGGCTTGACGGCAGGATCAGGGACACCGAAGCCAGCCTGAATGCCCTGCAGCTCGAAAAAGAGTATGCTGAGCAGAAGATTTCCGAAGCCAAGGAGCTTATCCGGGAACTCGATGAAAAGAAAGCTACAAGGCGGGAAAAAGTCGATTCTCTCAGGGCAAAAATTGCGGAACTTGAAGTGCAGTTGAAGGATAAACAGAACCGGGAAATTGAACTTTCCGATGAACTTATAGGGCTTCAGAAAGAAAGGGAAAACGTTCAGGCTGAACACAGTGCAGTAAAGCGCAGGGTCAGTATAGCTGCAACCACCCTTGAAAAGGCAAAACAGCAGGTACTTACGCTCACAGCTACAAAAAGTGCACTTTTTGATCAGGAAAAGCAGCTACTTGAAGAGATACAGAGAAGGGGCATAGAAGAATCCTTAGAGGTCCCGAGTTACGAAACAGTTTACATGAGGATCCAGGCAATCGAAGAAGCCATGCGCAGGCTTGAACCTGTAAACATGAGGGCAATCGATGAGTATAATGAGGTTGAATTCAGGCTTTCGGACCTGCAGGGCAAACGCGATACTCTCTTTACCGAAAGAGAACAGCTCCTTGAACGCATTGATCAGTACGAGCAGCTCAAGCGAGACACCTTTATGGAGACTTATACAAGCATAAATGCCAATTTCAAAGAGATTTTTTACGAGCTTTCCGACGGCATGGGAGAACTCCTGCTGGAAAACCCTGATGACCCCTTTGCCGGAGGAATGACAATCAGGGCTCAGCCAAAAGAAAAGACTCTCCAGCGCATAGAAGCCATGTCCGGTGGGGAAAAGAGCCTTACGGCACTTGCCTTTATTTTTGCAATCCAGCAATATCGTCCTGCCCCCTTCTATGCATTTGACGAGATCGACATGTTCCTTGACGGCTGGAACGTAGAAAGAGTCTCAAAGCACGTTAAAATTTCAGGATCAAAAGTCCAGTTTATTGTTGTTTCCTTAAGAAAACCCATGATCCAGGCTGCAAACCGGACGATTGGGGTTACAATGCAGGAGAATAACATCACAAGTATTACTGGAGTGAAGCTTAATGGCTGA
- a CDS encoding energy-coupling factor transporter transmembrane component T family protein encodes MQEPVFSYVPGVSFLHTLDPRTKLVSVMLLGILAFRTESFFGIGVLFAFFFALTSFSGLPARVFFRAVRPMMLFIIFIFFAQLFFTEGRALASLGVLHPSVEGLQNGLRLSARFILLLLFAALMTASTDPSAITCGIERMLRPLPLRWLGVNSFELATMMNLSIAFLPLLFERVERTKAAQASRGMYFGRNPFHSVPALAIPLIRGVVRDAEELALAMESRGYKGTRRTSMHELLMQKRDWASLFALVFFTVLILKF; translated from the coding sequence ATGCAAGAACCAGTTTTCAGTTACGTTCCCGGTGTCTCTTTTCTGCACACGCTTGACCCCAGGACAAAACTTGTATCTGTGATGCTGCTGGGCATTCTGGCTTTCAGGACTGAAAGTTTTTTCGGAATAGGAGTCCTTTTTGCGTTCTTTTTTGCCCTTACATCATTCTCCGGGCTGCCAGCCAGAGTATTTTTCCGGGCAGTTAGACCCATGATGCTGTTTATTATATTCATCTTTTTTGCACAGCTATTTTTCACCGAAGGAAGAGCACTGGCTTCTTTAGGGGTCCTGCACCCGAGTGTCGAGGGGCTTCAAAATGGGCTAAGGCTTTCTGCACGGTTTATACTCCTCCTGCTTTTTGCCGCCCTTATGACAGCCAGCACCGACCCTTCGGCAATTACCTGCGGGATAGAGAGAATGCTTCGCCCACTGCCCCTTCGCTGGTTGGGAGTCAACTCCTTTGAACTTGCGACAATGATGAACCTCTCGATAGCCTTTCTCCCCCTTCTTTTTGAAAGGGTTGAGCGGACAAAAGCTGCCCAGGCTTCAAGGGGTATGTATTTCGGGCGGAATCCTTTCCACTCAGTTCCTGCCCTTGCTATTCCCCTGATAAGAGGCGTGGTCAGGGATGCTGAAGAACTGGCTCTGGCAATGGAAAGCAGGGGATATAAGGGAACTCGCAGGACTTCGATGCATGAGCTTTTGATGCAGAAAAGAGACTGGGCTTCCCTTTTTGCCCTTGTGTTTTTTACTGTCCTGATCCTGAAATTTTGA
- a CDS encoding N-acetyltransferase produces MIRKARISDVVEMKQIINTYSKEELMLARSLSEMYENIRDYYIYEIEGKVVGCCALHVVWEDLAEILALAVKPECARKGVGTKLVSACLEDAEDLGMKDVFALTYVPDFFETMGFNIVDKNSLPRKIWSGCIRCPKFPDCNEIAVVKSVNT; encoded by the coding sequence TTGATCAGAAAAGCCAGGATAAGTGATGTTGTTGAGATGAAGCAAATCATCAACACTTACTCTAAGGAGGAGCTTATGCTTGCTCGCTCCCTGAGTGAGATGTACGAGAACATAAGGGACTACTATATTTATGAGATCGAAGGAAAGGTTGTTGGGTGTTGTGCCCTGCATGTGGTCTGGGAAGACCTTGCAGAAATCCTTGCTCTCGCAGTTAAACCCGAGTGTGCAAGAAAAGGAGTAGGTACAAAGCTTGTTTCAGCCTGTCTTGAGGACGCAGAAGATCTCGGCATGAAGGACGTTTTTGCTCTTACTTATGTGCCTGATTTTTTTGAAACCATGGGTTTTAATATCGTGGATAAAAACAGCCTCCCCAGAAAAATCTGGTCTGGGTGCATCAGGTGCCCCAAATTTCCGGACTGTAATGAGATTGCAGTTGTTAAATCTGTCAACACCTGA